A window of Falco rusticolus isolate bFalRus1 chromosome 18, bFalRus1.pri, whole genome shotgun sequence genomic DNA:
TAGAGAATTTAGAAaggattttcttaattttacaaATGCTTCATGcctgttaaaatgaaattaaatttttactgAGTCTTGGCCATTTGCCAGGCTTGTTAGATCTCTGAAGAGCCTTATTTTGCTGCAGTTAGACTAAATCTACTAATTAGATTTCTCAGCCTGAAGTGCTACTTACATCGTTCACACACACCTAGGAAGTTTTCCCTTCAAACTGGGGCGTTTGCCTGAAATGGGGGGAACTGGGTAAAGAAGAAGATGCAGCAGCTTTtgactgctgctcctgcccgtGCTGGGCTTGTAAAACATGAACATAATTGCTGAAGTTTGAACCGAGGCGGCGAGTTGTCGGTGTCCTGCCTTGCTCCCGGCACAGGCAGGGTCTCGGGAAGCAGGCGACGGGGTGGCAGTGGCtcggtgctgctgggggcttcATCCCCCGGCTCTGGGCAGGGACCCTCGAGCATCTCTGCAGCTTCACCCGGTGCTTGGGCTGCAGGCCAGGAGTAGGAGACCGTATATCAGGGGAAACGACATTTCCAGCTTGTATATGTCCTCGTATGTACAGATCACGTAAGGGCTGTTCACCTCAGGACCTTGCGCCGCTTTTGGGGCGATACGAGGGCGGGAGCCTTGCAGCTTGCTCAGCGCCGGGTGCTGTGCATCTCCCGCCTGTTTTTGAAGTtcatttgtgtttctctttccctccccgCCTGCCCTGCGCACCTCCTTTAACTGGCTCAGGCAGCGATCGCCAAAGTCCTGCACAACGAGGACAGGCACAGGATAAAAGCCTCGCCGTTTGTTGGGCTGGTGGTGGATGAGACGGTGGATGTCCTGGAGCACCGCAGCCTCGCCATGTTCACCACCACCGTCTCCCCCTGCAACGGGCAGACCTCTGCCACCTTCCTGGGGAGCTTcgagctgcctgctggggaggCCTCCACGGTGGCAGGCAAGGTAGGCGAGGTGATGCGCTCCTTTGGCATCCCCACCATGAAGATCACCTGGCTCAGTGCTGACAGCACCTCACTGGTGGCTGAGCGGCTGAGCGGGGTGGGGACCGCGCTGACCTCCCTCTGCCCGCTCCTCACGGAGATGCACTGCCTGTCCCACGggagctccctgctgccagccaagAGCATCGTTAGCATCGAATACCTCCAGAAATACGAGACCACCGTGGATGCTGTCTACAGGCTCTACTCCAGCTTCAGGGGAGAAAGCAACggcctgcaggagctgcggAGTGTCCTGGACCTCTGTGAGATAGACCTCGGGAGCCCCAAAGCCATCCACTGGACTTCTATTTTCCCAGCCGTGGAAGCCATTGATTCCTCGTGGCCCacgctggtgctgctgctggagagcgAGGCGGCACAGTCGCCGGTGGCCCACGGCCTCTGTGAAGAGCTCAAGAACTTCCAGTTTGTGGCCTTCACCAAGATCCTCTTGGACGTCCTCCCCATCTTCCAGAAACTCAGCCACTTCTTCCAGATTGAGGACTTTGACCTCTCCATCCTGAAGCCCATCGTCTCCGCCACGGCTACCACCCTGCAGGCCCAGAAGAGTGCCAGCGGCCAGAACCTCCAGGAGTTCCTCAACGAGATGAACGAGCACCCACGGGATGACCGGGAGGGCGAGAGCCGCCTCTATTACAAGGGCGTTGAGTTGGCCAACTGCTCCAAGGTGCATTTGAAGCACTTTGAGCGCTTGAAGGAGAGCTACTTGGAGAGCGTGCGGGGCAACCTGCTGGACAGgttccccagcagcatcctggagGCCATCAGCTCCTTCTCGGCCATCTTCAACCCCAAGTGCTACCCTCAGTCTTTGGAGGACATTGGCAGCTACGGGGTCAGCGAGCTGAATTTCCTCCTACAGGCTTACTCCCGGGTGGTGGTGAGCGAGAGGGCCCTGAGCGATTTCCCCCTCTTCAAGCGCATCGTCTTCAGCCTCAGCCAGCTCTCCTTCAAGGACCTCTGCGTCAAGCTGGTCTACAGCAACTCTGAGATGCATGAGCTCTTCCCGGACTTTGCTGTCCTTGCAGCCATTGCCCTGGCCTTGCCTCTGGGCTCGGTCCTCGCCAAGAAGATCAGCCGGGGCCGGGAATTGCTGAAGCGTGGCCGGTCACGCCAGGCGAAGGACGAGGGGCTCTCTGACCTCATGAAGATCGCCATCGACGGGCCAGCCATCAACGAGTTTGACTTTGCGTTGGCCATCGAGTACTACGAGAGCATGAGGGAGTCCGGCTTCATCGTGGCGCAGGTGAAGTGAGTGATGCTGGCGAAGGCAGAGCCCTGCGGGCAGGGAGCTGggtcctgcaggcagcccccagcaccggCTCGACGCCACCTTTCCCCACCGATGGTCACTGCTGGGgccgggcagccgccgccggTGCTTGGTGACCTGCTCCGTGCTGGGAAGAGGGGATGGGATCCTTCACAAAGCTGTGCCGGTCCCATGGCCACCCCTCCCTCATCCCCCAAACGCCCGGCTGAATTGGCCAGAATTTAAAAACTTGTGGCCACCTGAAATCCCAAAATACGatgaggtggtttttttttttcaagggttcgttatttttttgttttagggAGGGGAAGGCAAAACTTCTTTTGAGCTCAAATGTCACATCGCCTTTGCACAATGATacccagcagcttttccttaaTGCTCTgcaaaaatatctgatttttgttgttttggagCCTCAAGaatgaattcagaaaaagcagtgcATCTTTCTAGCTCCGCGGCAAGCCCCAAAATGCCTGGTGGTGTCTTGTTGGTATTCCTTGCAcacagcacaaaatatttttagcagtgGCATCAAGTCATGATCATTTCAAGAGCAAGAGATTTAGAGAATGATACTGTAATCATCAAGGAAATAGTAACTTTAAAATGCATcaatatgtatatatgtgtatgtgtatatatataaaaatatatatataagtatatatattaaaaaggtCTATCTTAATTTTCCtagtgtttaaaatacaaagatatctaaaaggactttttttttttttttttttttttgcaatgacaGAATAAATTATAAGCAGGGAGCCAAAAATAATAAGTAGTGAACTCCTGGTCTTTCCAAAATGTCATCACGTACCTACGTTCCCTTTGCACCCTGAGCTCTTTGCAACCTTGCAACCAAAGAAAGAGCCTTTTACCATCTGCTTTTGGGACAGATGTGAGTTGTTTAGCCCGTGGTTTTCCTTTGAAGCATTCCTTTTACCCCGCGGCGAGCGATGCTTCGGGGACCTGGagcgggcaggggctggggctcctCCGCCACCGGCGTCAGGGTGCGCGAGCACAGTGGCGAGCGGGGCGGTGGTGCTGTGTGGCACGGCCGGGGGTTATGGGGCTTCTCTGGTTTGAACTCAGAGGGATGTtttcttggggtgggggagaagaccCTCCTTGACCGGTTTTAATCTGCAATAAAGCCAACGCAGCAGCCTGAAGCATCACGTCGGTTTAATTCCTGAGCGCCGGGTGCTCCCGGGGAATTCGGCTCCACTCCTTCCCTGGGTAAGTTCACGCTGTCCCGCAGGTGCTGGGT
This region includes:
- the C18H17orf113 gene encoding transmembrane protein C17orf113 homolog; its protein translation is MVPPGKKPAGETSNSNKKCKRYFNEHWKEEFTWLEFDYERKLMFCIECRQALVKNKHGKAENAFTVGTDNFQRHALLRHVTSGAHRQALAVNREQLAFETRVHSHPELRSVIKVEVNPAKVAVLTTVYWMAKEEIPDEKCSSLLDFQKFNLCQALLASEHSEYYHPSSVREMQAAIAKVLHNEDRHRIKASPFVGLVVDETVDVLEHRSLAMFTTTVSPCNGQTSATFLGSFELPAGEASTVAGKVGEVMRSFGIPTMKITWLSADSTSLVAERLSGVGTALTSLCPLLTEMHCLSHGSSLLPAKSIVSIEYLQKYETTVDAVYRLYSSFRGESNGLQELRSVLDLCEIDLGSPKAIHWTSIFPAVEAIDSSWPTLVLLLESEAAQSPVAHGLCEELKNFQFVAFTKILLDVLPIFQKLSHFFQIEDFDLSILKPIVSATATTLQAQKSASGQNLQEFLNEMNEHPRDDREGESRLYYKGVELANCSKVHLKHFERLKESYLESVRGNLLDRFPSSILEAISSFSAIFNPKCYPQSLEDIGSYGVSELNFLLQAYSRVVVSERALSDFPLFKRIVFSLSQLSFKDLCVKLVYSNSEMHELFPDFAVLAAIALALPLGSVLAKKISRGRELLKRGRSRQAKDEGLSDLMKIAIDGPAINEFDFALAIEYYESMRESGFIVAQVK